One Prevotella intermedia ATCC 25611 = DSM 20706 DNA window includes the following coding sequences:
- a CDS encoding M56 family metallopeptidase, which translates to MTMYLLKLNIAFIVLFGFYKLMFSGDTFFSWRRATLIGMYLVAMLVPGLNCSYWINKSVGMVSVANEYAAIVLPVVTITQGSGGAMNWETTAMVIYNMVVCLLLLRFLWQLASIVRLKTQCKTADINGTKVYLLESNEGPFSFFNWIFINPTKHSKQEIDEIMTHELAHCRQRHSVDILFTELFAIAFWVNPFVWLLKREVRLNLEYLADNNVLANGTDSKEYQYHLLGLAYRKNVATISNNFNVLPLKKRIKMMNKKRTKGIAKAKYALYIPLAAMLLVVSNIETVARDIANVAKAIPTVKASVKQEKMADLSSGNKATTVQESPKSVQSTEAIERTSNKVEALADSRNAEVTAQEAENTTGVANEESTGQKPKKAPKKVHNAIDELPSFNGNLNQWLAENMKYPSEAVKNKEQGHVVVQFIISEEGEVTEPKIIRSVSPLLDKEALRVVSSMPKWNPGKANKKPIPVHYMLPVSFKLNGK; encoded by the coding sequence ATGACGATGTACCTATTGAAATTAAACATTGCCTTCATCGTACTCTTCGGCTTTTACAAGCTGATGTTTTCGGGCGATACATTCTTCTCGTGGCGCAGAGCAACGCTTATCGGAATGTATCTTGTTGCGATGTTGGTGCCGGGGCTGAACTGCTCTTATTGGATAAACAAGAGCGTGGGAATGGTTTCGGTGGCAAACGAATATGCTGCCATTGTCCTGCCTGTTGTAACCATAACACAGGGTAGCGGAGGCGCAATGAACTGGGAAACCACGGCAATGGTTATATATAATATGGTGGTTTGCCTGTTGTTGCTGCGCTTTTTGTGGCAGTTGGCTTCTATCGTAAGACTGAAGACACAATGCAAAACAGCCGATATAAATGGCACAAAGGTGTATCTGTTGGAAAGCAACGAGGGACCTTTCTCGTTCTTCAACTGGATTTTCATCAACCCAACGAAGCACAGCAAGCAGGAAATCGACGAGATAATGACACACGAATTGGCACATTGCAGGCAGCGACATTCCGTAGACATTCTCTTTACAGAATTGTTTGCCATTGCCTTTTGGGTAAATCCATTCGTGTGGTTGCTGAAACGTGAAGTACGATTGAACCTCGAATATCTTGCCGACAACAATGTCTTGGCAAACGGAACAGACAGCAAGGAATACCAATACCATTTGCTTGGATTGGCATATAGAAAGAATGTAGCTACTATATCAAATAATTTTAATGTTTTACCTCTTAAAAAACGTATTAAAATGATGAACAAAAAACGAACAAAGGGAATAGCGAAAGCAAAGTATGCACTTTACATTCCGTTGGCAGCAATGCTGCTTGTTGTGAGCAACATCGAAACTGTTGCACGCGATATAGCAAACGTTGCGAAAGCCATACCAACGGTAAAGGCAAGTGTTAAACAGGAAAAGATGGCGGATTTGTCGTCTGGCAACAAAGCAACGACAGTGCAGGAAAGCCCGAAGAGCGTGCAGTCTACCGAAGCAATTGAAAGGACAAGCAATAAGGTGGAAGCATTGGCGGACAGTCGAAATGCTGAAGTGACGGCTCAAGAAGCAGAAAATACGACTGGAGTTGCAAACGAAGAGTCAACAGGGCAGAAACCAAAGAAAGCTCCGAAGAAAGTACATAACGCTATTGATGAGTTGCCTAGTTTCAATGGAAATCTTAACCAATGGCTGGCAGAAAATATGAAGTATCCATCGGAGGCAGTTAAAAATAAGGAACAAGGACATGTTGTTGTGCAGTTTATCATATCAGAAGAAGGCGAAGTAACAGAACCTAAGATTATACGTTCCGTTTCTCCATTGTTGGATAAGGAAGCACTTCGCGTGGTATCATCAATGCCAAAATGGAATCCAGGCAAGGCAAACAAGAAACCAATACCTGTGCATTACATGTTGCCTGTGAGCTTCAAGCTAAACGGAAAGTAA
- a CDS encoding 2-oxoacid:acceptor oxidoreductase subunit alpha, producing MEEQIEVKELEHVVVLFSGDSGDGMQLAGNIFSNVSATVGNGISTFPDYPADIRAPQGSLTGVSGFRVHIGAGKVYTPGDKCDVLVAMNAAALKTQYKNCKPQGTIIIDTDSFSSRDLKKADFATDDYLKEMGIDPDRVVACPITKMVKDCLADTGMDNKAMLKCRNMFALGLVCWLFNRDLELVNNFLTEKFKKKPAVAEANIKVVAAGYDYGHNVHASVPNTYRIETKEKVAGRYMDITGNKATAYGLMAAAEKAGLTLFLGSYPITPATDILHELAKHKSMGVVTVQCEDEISGAASAIGAAFAGALAATSTSGPGICLKSEALNLAVIDELPLVVIDVQRGGPSTGLPTKSEQTDLLQVLYGRNGESPMPVIAATSPTDCFDAAFAACKMALEHMTPVVLLTDAFIANGSSAWKLPNLEDLPEIRPHYATEAQRYKYTPYKREEYSNVRYWAVPGMEGYEHILGGLEKDGKTGAISTDAENHHLMDNLRFDKVARIPVPDLEVQGDKDDADLLIVGFGSTYGHLYSAMQELRAKGHKIALAQFKYVNPLPKNTAEVLSRYSKVVVAEQNLGQLAALLRIRINNFAPYQYNQVKGQPFVVQELVQGFERLLTLPAPKDEYGTFYSRILQ from the coding sequence ATGGAAGAACAAATCGAAGTGAAAGAGCTTGAACACGTTGTAGTGTTATTCTCTGGAGACTCGGGTGATGGTATGCAGCTGGCTGGTAACATTTTCTCAAATGTTTCTGCTACTGTGGGTAATGGCATCTCTACATTCCCAGATTATCCTGCCGACATTCGTGCCCCGCAAGGCTCACTCACGGGAGTTAGTGGATTTAGAGTGCACATCGGTGCTGGTAAGGTTTACACACCAGGCGACAAGTGCGATGTGTTGGTAGCGATGAATGCAGCTGCCCTTAAAACTCAGTACAAAAACTGCAAACCACAAGGAACTATCATCATTGACACCGATTCTTTTAGCTCACGCGACTTGAAGAAAGCGGATTTTGCAACCGATGACTACTTGAAAGAAATGGGCATCGACCCAGATCGCGTGGTTGCTTGTCCTATTACAAAGATGGTAAAGGACTGCCTTGCTGACACAGGAATGGACAACAAGGCAATGTTGAAGTGCCGTAATATGTTCGCACTCGGCTTGGTTTGCTGGTTGTTCAACCGCGACCTTGAGTTGGTTAACAACTTCTTGACAGAGAAATTCAAGAAGAAGCCAGCTGTTGCTGAAGCTAATATTAAAGTTGTTGCAGCAGGTTACGACTACGGACACAACGTTCATGCATCGGTTCCTAACACCTATCGCATTGAAACTAAAGAAAAAGTGGCAGGCCGTTACATGGACATCACAGGTAACAAGGCTACTGCTTACGGCTTGATGGCTGCGGCTGAAAAGGCTGGTTTGACCCTCTTCTTGGGTTCTTACCCTATTACTCCTGCAACAGACATTCTTCACGAATTGGCAAAGCACAAGTCAATGGGGGTTGTTACAGTGCAGTGTGAAGACGAAATCTCAGGTGCAGCATCTGCAATTGGTGCAGCATTCGCAGGCGCATTGGCTGCCACATCTACATCAGGTCCTGGTATTTGCTTGAAGAGTGAGGCTTTGAACCTTGCCGTTATCGACGAGTTGCCACTCGTTGTTATCGACGTTCAGCGCGGTGGTCCATCTACAGGATTGCCTACAAAGAGTGAGCAGACCGACCTTTTGCAAGTGCTCTACGGCCGTAACGGTGAAAGCCCTATGCCTGTAATAGCTGCTACAAGTCCAACAGACTGCTTCGATGCAGCCTTCGCAGCTTGTAAAATGGCACTTGAGCACATGACTCCAGTTGTATTGCTTACCGACGCTTTCATCGCAAACGGTTCTTCAGCTTGGAAGTTACCAAACCTTGAAGACCTTCCAGAAATCCGTCCTCACTACGCTACTGAAGCACAACGCTATAAGTATACTCCTTACAAACGCGAGGAATATAGCAACGTTCGCTATTGGGCTGTTCCGGGAATGGAAGGCTACGAGCATATCCTTGGTGGACTTGAGAAGGACGGAAAGACAGGTGCTATCTCTACTGATGCAGAAAACCACCACCTTATGGACAACTTGCGTTTCGACAAAGTTGCACGCATACCTGTGCCAGACTTGGAAGTACAAGGCGACAAGGATGATGCCGACTTGCTCATCGTAGGTTTTGGTAGTACATACGGACACTTGTATTCAGCAATGCAAGAACTCCGTGCAAAGGGACACAAGATTGCGCTCGCGCAGTTTAAGTATGTAAACCCATTGCCAAAGAACACTGCAGAAGTATTGTCTCGTTACAGCAAGGTGGTTGTAGCAGAGCAAAACCTTGGTCAGCTCGCAGCATTGCTTCGTATCCGCATTAACAATTTCGCTCCATATCAGTACAACCAAGTGAAGGGTCAGCCATTTGTTGTTCAAGAACTTGTACAAGGTTTTGAACGCTTATTGACACTTCCTGCACCAAAGGACGAATATGGTACGTTCTATTCAAGAATCTTACAATAA
- a CDS encoding 2-oxoacid:ferredoxin oxidoreductase subunit beta, with product MTQYTDKDYKKGQPRWCPGCGDHFFLASLHKAMAELGVPPYETAVISGIGCSSRLPYYVSTYAMQTIHGRAAAIATGLKVANPKLTVWQVSGDGDGLAIGGNHFIHAMRRNIDINIILLNNRIYGLTKGQYSPTSPRGFVSKSSPYGTVEDPFRPAELCFGARGKFFARTVATDAPGTIEVLKAAKQHKGAAVCEILQNCVIFNEGCHDAVYNKEGRKANAIYLEHGKPLIFGVDNEFGLVQEGFGLKVVKIGEDGYTIDDILVHDAHCEDDTLQLKLAMMDTKDGFPIALGIIRDVEAPTYDEAVWEQIEEVKAKKPYHNFAELLETNDIWEVK from the coding sequence ATGACTCAGTATACAGACAAAGATTATAAGAAAGGTCAGCCAAGATGGTGCCCTGGTTGCGGCGACCATTTCTTCTTGGCGAGTTTACATAAAGCAATGGCAGAGTTAGGAGTTCCTCCATACGAAACTGCCGTTATCTCAGGTATTGGTTGTTCAAGCCGTTTGCCTTACTATGTCAGCACTTACGCTATGCAGACCATTCACGGTCGTGCAGCTGCGATTGCGACAGGATTAAAGGTTGCAAATCCAAAACTTACAGTTTGGCAAGTTTCTGGTGACGGTGACGGATTGGCTATCGGTGGTAACCACTTCATTCACGCAATGAGAAGAAACATCGATATTAACATTATCCTTCTCAACAACCGCATCTATGGTTTAACAAAGGGACAATACTCTCCAACCAGCCCTCGTGGTTTCGTTTCTAAGTCAAGCCCTTATGGTACAGTGGAAGACCCATTCCGTCCAGCTGAACTCTGCTTCGGCGCACGCGGTAAGTTCTTCGCTCGTACTGTTGCTACCGATGCTCCTGGAACCATTGAGGTATTGAAGGCTGCCAAGCAGCACAAGGGTGCAGCGGTTTGCGAAATTCTTCAGAACTGTGTAATCTTCAACGAAGGTTGCCACGATGCAGTTTACAACAAGGAAGGACGTAAAGCCAATGCTATCTATCTTGAGCACGGCAAACCATTAATCTTCGGTGTAGACAACGAATTTGGCTTGGTACAAGAAGGCTTTGGCTTGAAGGTTGTGAAGATAGGTGAAGACGGTTACACCATCGACGATATTCTCGTTCACGATGCACACTGCGAAGACGACACCTTACAGTTGAAGTTAGCAATGATGGATACAAAGGACGGCTTCCCTATTGCATTGGGAATTATTCGCGATGTTGAAGCTCCTACCTACGACGAAGCTGTTTGGGAGCAGATAGAAGAAGTGAAGGCAAAGAAGCCTTACCACAACTTTGCAGAGTTGCTCGAAACGAACGACATCTGGGAAGTTAAGTAA
- a CDS encoding BlaI/MecI/CopY family transcriptional regulator, with protein sequence MEKLTKQEEEIMLHIWRLGSCTTKEVLQQLEEPKPPYTTVASVMNNLKRKGYIKSKQQRAVYHFTPKIAQAEYKSDFMSSFVDNYFKNSFREMVSFFAKEDKISPEDLKDIISEIEKGKDTE encoded by the coding sequence ATGGAAAAGCTGACGAAACAAGAAGAAGAAATTATGCTGCATATATGGCGTCTTGGCAGTTGCACAACAAAAGAGGTGCTGCAGCAACTGGAAGAACCTAAGCCACCCTACACAACAGTGGCTTCGGTAATGAACAACCTGAAGCGTAAAGGCTATATAAAATCGAAACAGCAACGTGCGGTCTATCATTTTACGCCGAAGATAGCGCAAGCTGAATACAAATCTGACTTTATGAGCAGCTTCGTAGACAACTATTTCAAGAACTCGTTCCGCGAGATGGTGTCGTTCTTTGCGAAGGAAGACAAGATTTCGCCAGAGGATTTGAAAGATATTATCAGCGAGATAGAAAAAGGAAAAGATACCGAATAA
- the metG gene encoding methionine--tRNA ligase → MGEKKFKRTTVTAALPYANGGVHIGHLAGVYVPSDIYARYLRLKKEEVVFIGGSDEHGVPITLRAKKEGVTPQDVCDRYHKMIKDSFKEFGISFDVYSRTTSETHHKFASDFFRKLYDDGKLVEQESEQLYDEEAKQFLADRYVVGECPHCHNEHAYGDQCEKCGSDLSPMELINPQSTISGSKPVVKATKNWYLPLNDYQEWLKQWILNDHKEWRPNVYGQCKSWLDMDLQPRAMTRDLNWGIPVPVEGAEGKVLYVWFDAPIGYISNTKELCDSNPEQFGSWQKWWQDPETRLVHFIGKDNIVFHCLIFPSMLKAHGDYILPDNVPSNEFLNLENDKISTSRNWAVWLHEYLVDFPNKQDVLRYVLTANAPETKDNNFTWKDFQERNNSELVAVYGNFVNRALQLTHKYWDGVVPACGELQDVDRQAIQEFKDVKEKVESYLDVFKFREAQKEAMNLARIGNRYITECEPWKVWKTDPKRVETILNISLQLVANLSIAFEPFLPFSSKELRNMINLAEYDWTQLGSTDIIAAGHKLNAPHLLFEKIEDEAIDAQLKKLEDTKKANEAASYVAEPIKKDVSFDDFEKLDIRVGHILHCEKVKKSKKLLKFTIDDGTGTERTILSGIAAFYEPEQLIGKDVLFVANFPPRNMMGIESQGMILSAVNFDGSLSVTTTLGEVKPGSQVG, encoded by the coding sequence ATGGGAGAAAAGAAATTCAAACGAACCACCGTTACGGCAGCATTGCCATACGCAAATGGTGGTGTACATATAGGACACCTTGCAGGAGTGTACGTTCCTTCAGATATTTACGCACGCTATCTGCGACTGAAAAAAGAAGAAGTTGTATTCATTGGAGGTAGCGACGAGCACGGAGTGCCTATCACTCTGCGTGCCAAGAAAGAGGGCGTTACACCGCAAGACGTGTGCGACCGTTACCACAAAATGATAAAAGACTCGTTCAAAGAGTTTGGCATTTCGTTCGATGTGTATAGCCGTACCACGAGCGAAACCCACCATAAGTTCGCTTCCGACTTCTTCCGTAAGCTCTACGACGACGGAAAACTGGTTGAGCAAGAAAGCGAACAGCTTTACGACGAGGAGGCAAAGCAGTTCTTAGCCGACCGCTATGTGGTGGGCGAATGTCCGCATTGCCACAACGAGCACGCCTACGGCGACCAGTGCGAGAAGTGTGGCAGCGACCTCAGTCCGATGGAACTCATCAATCCACAGTCTACTATTTCGGGTTCAAAGCCAGTGGTTAAGGCTACCAAAAACTGGTATTTGCCACTGAACGACTATCAGGAATGGCTGAAGCAATGGATTTTGAACGACCACAAGGAATGGCGTCCGAACGTGTACGGACAGTGCAAGAGCTGGCTCGATATGGATTTGCAGCCTCGTGCCATGACGCGCGACCTGAACTGGGGTATTCCCGTGCCTGTTGAAGGAGCCGAAGGAAAAGTGCTTTACGTGTGGTTCGATGCTCCCATCGGCTATATCTCAAATACCAAAGAGCTTTGCGACAGCAACCCCGAACAGTTCGGCAGCTGGCAGAAGTGGTGGCAAGACCCTGAAACACGCCTTGTCCACTTCATCGGAAAAGACAACATCGTGTTCCACTGCCTCATCTTCCCAAGTATGCTGAAAGCACACGGCGACTACATTTTGCCCGACAACGTGCCGTCAAACGAGTTCCTGAACCTTGAAAACGACAAGATTTCTACAAGCCGTAATTGGGCGGTATGGCTACACGAATACTTGGTGGACTTCCCTAACAAGCAAGACGTGCTGCGCTATGTGCTTACTGCCAATGCGCCAGAAACGAAAGACAACAACTTTACTTGGAAAGATTTCCAAGAGCGCAACAACAGCGAGCTCGTGGCAGTTTATGGCAACTTCGTGAACCGTGCGTTGCAGCTGACACATAAATATTGGGACGGCGTTGTTCCAGCGTGTGGCGAGTTGCAGGACGTAGACCGTCAGGCAATTCAGGAATTCAAAGACGTGAAGGAGAAAGTAGAAAGCTATCTCGACGTGTTCAAGTTCCGCGAAGCGCAAAAAGAAGCAATGAACTTGGCACGAATAGGCAACCGCTACATTACCGAATGCGAGCCTTGGAAAGTCTGGAAGACCGACCCGAAACGTGTGGAAACCATCTTGAACATCTCGCTACAGCTGGTTGCCAACCTCAGCATTGCTTTCGAGCCATTCCTTCCTTTCAGCAGTAAGGAACTTCGCAATATGATTAATCTTGCCGAATACGATTGGACACAGCTCGGCAGCACCGACATTATCGCAGCAGGACACAAGCTGAACGCGCCACACTTGCTGTTCGAGAAGATTGAAGACGAGGCTATCGACGCTCAACTCAAGAAACTTGAGGACACCAAAAAGGCGAACGAAGCAGCCAGCTATGTGGCAGAACCTATCAAGAAAGATGTATCTTTCGACGATTTCGAGAAGCTCGACATTCGTGTTGGACACATTCTGCACTGCGAAAAAGTGAAGAAGAGCAAGAAACTTCTGAAGTTCACAATCGACGACGGCACAGGCACCGAGCGCACAATCCTCAGCGGTATTGCTGCTTTCTACGAGCCCGAACAGCTCATCGGCAAAGATGTGCTCTTCGTTGCCAACTTCCCACCTCGCAATATGATGGGTATCGAAAGTCAAGGTATGATTCTTTCGGCTGTAAACTTCGATGGTTCGCTCAGCGTAACCACCACACTCGGCGAAGTGAAACCTGGCAGTCAAGTGGGCTAA
- the sucC gene encoding ADP-forming succinate--CoA ligase subunit beta encodes MKVHEYQAKEFFASYGIPVQRGIVCRTPEEAVKAYETLGVELAVVKAQVHTGGRGKAGGVKLGKTAEEVRTHATNILGMDIKGFIVDRVLVCAALDIKSEFYVSILPDRKSKSAIFMVSREGGMDIEAVAKETPEKIAKIAIDPAVGLNDYKAREIAFKLFDDKKYVNQAVPLFKNLYRLFVEKDASLTEINPLVITEQDELSAVDAKMTFDNNALFRHPDVFELFEPTEDEKKEQEAKDKGFSYVNLGGEIGCMVNGAGLAMATMDMIKLYGGNPANFLDIGGSSNPTKIVEAMKLLLSDKHVKVVLINIFGGITRCDDVAQGLIEAFKLIDTDMPIVIRLTGTNEAEGRELLKGTKFHVATTMSEAGHMAVDLCK; translated from the coding sequence ATGAAAGTTCATGAATACCAGGCAAAAGAGTTTTTTGCAAGTTATGGGATTCCAGTACAGCGCGGTATCGTTTGCCGCACACCAGAAGAAGCCGTAAAGGCATACGAAACACTGGGTGTAGAACTGGCTGTTGTTAAAGCACAGGTACACACAGGTGGTCGTGGTAAGGCTGGTGGTGTGAAGTTGGGCAAGACTGCCGAAGAAGTTCGCACACACGCAACCAATATCCTCGGTATGGATATTAAAGGTTTCATCGTAGACCGCGTGCTTGTTTGTGCAGCACTCGACATCAAGTCTGAGTTCTATGTTAGTATCCTTCCCGACCGTAAGTCAAAGTCTGCTATCTTCATGGTTAGCCGCGAAGGTGGTATGGACATTGAGGCTGTGGCTAAGGAAACACCAGAGAAGATTGCCAAAATTGCTATCGACCCAGCAGTTGGCTTGAACGACTACAAGGCTCGTGAGATTGCTTTCAAGCTCTTCGACGATAAGAAGTACGTTAATCAGGCTGTGCCATTGTTCAAGAATTTGTATCGTCTCTTCGTAGAGAAAGATGCTTCTTTGACAGAAATCAACCCACTCGTTATTACCGAACAAGACGAACTCTCTGCAGTAGACGCAAAGATGACATTCGATAACAACGCTCTCTTCCGTCACCCTGACGTGTTCGAACTCTTCGAACCAACAGAAGACGAAAAGAAAGAACAAGAAGCTAAGGACAAAGGCTTCAGCTACGTGAACCTCGGTGGCGAAATTGGCTGCATGGTAAACGGTGCTGGTCTTGCTATGGCTACTATGGATATGATTAAGCTCTATGGTGGCAATCCTGCAAACTTCCTCGATATTGGCGGTAGCTCTAACCCAACAAAGATTGTTGAGGCAATGAAGCTCCTCCTTTCAGACAAACACGTAAAGGTCGTTCTCATCAATATCTTTGGTGGTATCACACGTTGCGACGACGTTGCTCAAGGACTTATCGAAGCTTTCAAACTCATCGACACCGACATGCCTATCGTTATCCGCCTTACAGGTACCAACGAGGCTGAAGGACGCGAGTTGCTCAAGGGCACCAAGTTCCACGTTGCTACAACTATGAGCGAAGCTGGCCACATGGCAGTAGACCTCTGCAAGTAA
- the sucD gene encoding succinate--CoA ligase subunit alpha yields MSILINKDTRLIVQGITGRDGSFHATKMKEYGTNVVGGTSPGKAGQEVAGIPVFNTVRDAVEATNANTSVIFVPAAFAKDAMLEAADAGIKLIICITEGVPTLDVVEAYRYIQIKGAQLIGPNCPGLISPGESMVGIMPTNIFKKGHTGVISRSGTLTYQVVASLTAEGMGQSSAIGVGGDPIVGLYFQELLEMFQNDPETDSIAIIGEIGGDAEERAAEYIKKYVTKPVVAFISGREAPKGKQMGHAGAIISSGSGTAAEKVAAFEAAGIPVARETHEIPTLLKQKLGK; encoded by the coding sequence ATGAGTATTTTAATTAACAAAGATACACGCCTTATCGTTCAAGGCATTACAGGTCGTGATGGTAGCTTCCACGCTACTAAGATGAAAGAATACGGTACTAACGTTGTAGGTGGTACATCGCCTGGCAAGGCTGGCCAAGAAGTAGCTGGCATTCCTGTATTCAACACTGTTCGCGACGCAGTTGAAGCAACCAACGCCAACACATCAGTAATCTTCGTTCCTGCTGCTTTCGCAAAAGACGCTATGCTCGAAGCTGCTGATGCAGGCATCAAGTTGATTATTTGTATTACCGAAGGCGTTCCTACACTCGACGTAGTTGAGGCTTACCGCTATATCCAGATTAAGGGCGCACAGCTTATCGGCCCTAACTGTCCAGGCTTGATTTCTCCGGGAGAGAGCATGGTTGGTATTATGCCAACAAACATTTTCAAGAAAGGACACACAGGTGTTATCAGCCGTTCAGGTACTTTGACCTACCAAGTTGTTGCTTCACTTACCGCAGAAGGTATGGGACAGTCTTCAGCTATCGGCGTAGGCGGCGACCCAATCGTAGGTCTCTACTTCCAAGAGTTGCTCGAAATGTTCCAGAACGACCCAGAAACCGACAGCATTGCTATCATCGGTGAAATCGGTGGTGATGCCGAAGAGCGTGCAGCTGAATACATCAAGAAGTACGTAACAAAGCCTGTTGTAGCTTTCATCTCTGGTCGCGAAGCACCAAAGGGCAAGCAAATGGGTCACGCAGGTGCTATCATCTCAAGCGGTTCTGGTACAGCTGCAGAAAAGGTAGCTGCTTTCGAAGCTGCTGGTATTCCTGTTGCTCGTGAAACACACGAAATTCCAACACTCTTAAAGCAGAAGTTGGGCAAGTAA
- a CDS encoding ATP-binding protein — MYRKALKQLEQWKSSESRKPLILLGARQVGKTWLMKTFGQSHYENVAYINCDAEPLAKELFVADYNIQRILMSVQAISGVKPEPHKTLIIFDEIQEAPRGLHSLKYFQEQIPEYHIMAAGSLLGITLGQGNSFPVGKVNMLPIHPLDFEEFLEANGKAELVQILRENDWKMVETFAPKLIEQLRYYYFVGGMPEVVARFVANNDLAEVRKLQKDIIEAYRNDISKHSSKVESIRIGQVLDSLPSQLIKENKKFVYGVIKQGARAKDFELAIQWLIDAGIIHKVNRAKELQMPLKFYEDLSAFKLFLLDCGLFGCMVDAPAKQMLISNNIFKEFKGAFTEQFVLQQLVANEMIPYYWSSDSTPAEIDFAIQTEERVIPIEVKAEENVKSRSMRTYIDKHPNYDLKGLRISMKGYDVQDWLENIPLYGISKYFFTYAE, encoded by the coding sequence ATGTATAGGAAAGCATTAAAGCAGTTAGAGCAGTGGAAATCAAGCGAAAGCAGAAAGCCACTCATACTTCTTGGCGCACGTCAGGTAGGTAAGACGTGGCTGATGAAGACATTTGGGCAAAGTCATTATGAAAATGTAGCTTACATAAACTGCGATGCCGAACCACTTGCAAAAGAGTTGTTTGTTGCCGATTATAATATTCAACGCATTCTAATGTCGGTGCAAGCCATATCGGGAGTAAAGCCTGAGCCGCACAAAACACTTATTATCTTTGACGAAATACAAGAAGCACCACGCGGTTTGCATAGCTTAAAATACTTTCAAGAGCAAATACCCGAATACCATATTATGGCTGCGGGCTCGTTATTGGGCATTACACTGGGGCAAGGCAACTCCTTTCCTGTCGGGAAAGTAAATATGCTGCCCATTCACCCACTCGATTTTGAAGAGTTTTTAGAGGCAAACGGGAAAGCCGAATTAGTGCAAATACTCCGTGAAAATGATTGGAAGATGGTGGAAACATTTGCTCCGAAACTCATAGAGCAGCTACGCTATTATTATTTTGTGGGAGGAATGCCTGAAGTTGTTGCGCGTTTCGTTGCTAATAACGATTTGGCAGAGGTGCGAAAACTACAAAAGGATATTATAGAAGCCTACCGAAACGACATCAGCAAACATAGCAGCAAGGTTGAAAGCATTCGTATCGGGCAGGTGTTGGACAGCCTTCCATCGCAATTAATAAAAGAAAACAAGAAGTTTGTCTATGGTGTTATAAAACAAGGAGCACGGGCAAAAGACTTTGAATTGGCTATTCAGTGGCTCATCGATGCTGGCATTATCCATAAAGTAAACCGTGCAAAGGAACTTCAAATGCCTTTAAAGTTCTACGAAGATTTAAGTGCTTTCAAGCTGTTCTTGCTCGATTGCGGTTTATTTGGCTGTATGGTGGACGCTCCTGCAAAGCAAATGCTTATCAGCAACAATATTTTTAAAGAATTTAAAGGGGCTTTTACCGAACAATTTGTGCTGCAACAACTCGTAGCAAACGAAATGATACCCTACTACTGGAGCAGCGACAGCACACCAGCAGAAATAGATTTTGCAATACAAACGGAAGAACGGGTTATTCCTATCGAAGTAAAAGCAGAAGAAAACGTTAAGTCGCGTTCTATGCGAACTTACATTGACAAACACCCAAACTATGATTTAAAAGGACTGCGTATATCAATGAAAGGCTACGATGTACAGGATTGGTTGGAGAATATTCCGCTTTATGGAATATCAAAATACTTCTTTACCTATGCGGAATAG